Proteins encoded within one genomic window of Blattabacterium cuenoti:
- the nhaD gene encoding sodium:proton antiporter NhaD, translated as MLILVFIIGYLFITLENILFLNKVVPSLIMASVCWSLIMFCNLPVFELNHKNLIPWNNSKNHLLLLHLGKASEIIFFLIGAMSIISIIDVFSGFESLKELFSNNTKRKFLWIMTFLSFVLSAIIDNLTATIVMVSLLRKIISDYKDRLYYLGFVIISANAGGVWSPIGDITTTMLWISNKVTTVRLIKEIFIPSFLCMFSSTIIGSQMSIFNGFVQVKKSDLSKSDLKKGFLMLNIGLLLMLLVPLFKTITGVPPYMGMMFSLGIFCIVITILNKGFSIDEVFRKIDISSVLFFLGILLSVSALESLGVLYNLSQWIKKIVFTWKLTTFIFGFISSIIDNVPLVAATIAMFSYPIDHEFWHFIAYVSGAGGSLFIIGSASGVAAMGMEKIDFLWYLKKISWLALIGYLSGFFFLLVKNFFL; from the coding sequence ATGTTAATATTAGTTTTTATCATTGGATATTTATTTATTACTCTTGAGAATATCTTATTCTTAAATAAGGTTGTTCCATCTCTTATTATGGCTTCTGTTTGTTGGTCTTTAATCATGTTTTGTAATCTTCCTGTTTTTGAATTGAACCATAAAAATTTGATTCCTTGGAACAATTCTAAAAATCATTTATTATTACTTCATTTAGGAAAAGCATCTGAAATTATTTTTTTTCTTATTGGAGCAATGTCTATTATTTCTATAATAGATGTTTTTTCTGGATTTGAATCTTTGAAAGAATTATTTTCAAATAATACAAAAAGAAAATTTTTGTGGATAATGACTTTTTTATCCTTTGTATTATCTGCAATAATAGATAATCTTACAGCAACCATTGTAATGGTTTCTCTTTTACGAAAAATTATTTCTGATTATAAAGATCGTTTATATTATTTGGGTTTTGTTATTATATCTGCTAATGCAGGAGGAGTATGGTCTCCTATTGGAGATATCACTACAACAATGTTGTGGATTTCTAATAAAGTTACTACTGTAAGACTTATCAAAGAAATATTTATTCCATCTTTTTTATGTATGTTTTCCTCTACTATAATAGGTTCTCAAATGTCTATTTTTAATGGATTTGTTCAAGTGAAAAAATCTGATTTATCTAAATCAGATTTGAAGAAAGGTTTTCTTATGTTAAATATAGGTTTGCTACTAATGTTATTGGTTCCTCTTTTTAAAACTATAACAGGAGTTCCACCATATATGGGAATGATGTTTTCTCTTGGAATATTTTGTATAGTAATAACTATTCTGAATAAAGGTTTTTCTATAGATGAAGTTTTTAGAAAAATAGACATATCTAGTGTTTTATTTTTTTTAGGAATATTGCTTTCCGTTTCAGCATTGGAATCTTTAGGAGTTTTATATAATTTATCTCAATGGATTAAAAAAATAGTTTTTACATGGAAATTAACAACATTTATATTTGGTTTTATTTCTTCTATTATAGATAACGTTCCATTGGTAGCAGCGACTATAGCTATGTTTTCTTACCCTATTGATCATGAATTTTGGCATTTTATCGCATATGTTTCTGGAGCGGGAGGAAGTCTTTTTATTATAGGATCTGCTTCTGGAGTTGCAGCTATGGGAATGGAAAAAATAGATTTTTTATGGTATCTAAAAAAAATTAGTTGGTTAGCTTTGATAGGTTATTTATCAGGATTTTTTTTCTTATTAGTAAAAAACTTTTTTTTATAA
- the eno gene encoding phosphopyruvate hydratase, which produces MSKIKSIKARQILDSRGNPTVEVDVITHNNILGRASVPSGISKGKEEAVELRDEGESFFLGKGVFKAVQNVNKIIAPELIGKSVLNQEDIDRLMLDLDGTKNKKRLGANALLGISLAVTKAASEELKLPLYKYMGGISSNILPVPLINIINGGKHSDSSIPFQEFMIIPIKAKNFFEAIQMSHKVFYSLKDILYKKGLSTNLGDEGGFSPNFSKIEDILDNILEAIHKSGYEPYDHIGLALDCAASEFYQDNQYNYSKFEKKKERKIKKSKEEHVNYLSYLIKRYPILSIEDGMDQNDWEGWKLLTHEIGKEIQLVGDDLFVTQVEKLNRGIKEKIANSILIKVNQVGTLTETINTINLAKKNKYNSIISHRSGETEDPFIADLSVAFNTGQIKTGSISRSERTSKYNQLFRIEEMLGNNSYYPGWIFP; this is translated from the coding sequence ATGAGCAAAATTAAAAGTATTAAAGCGAGACAAATATTAGATTCAAGAGGAAATCCTACTGTAGAAGTCGATGTTATTACTCATAATAATATATTGGGACGTGCGTCTGTTCCATCTGGTATTTCAAAAGGAAAAGAAGAGGCAGTTGAATTACGTGATGAAGGAGAGTCTTTTTTTTTAGGAAAAGGAGTTTTTAAAGCTGTTCAAAATGTTAATAAAATTATTGCACCTGAATTAATTGGAAAATCTGTTCTAAACCAAGAAGATATTGATCGTCTAATGTTAGATTTGGATGGGACTAAAAATAAAAAAAGATTAGGAGCTAATGCTCTTTTAGGAATCTCTTTAGCTGTAACAAAAGCAGCTTCAGAAGAATTAAAACTTCCCCTTTACAAATATATGGGAGGAATTTCTTCAAATATTTTACCAGTTCCTTTAATAAATATTATAAATGGAGGAAAACATTCGGACTCTTCTATTCCTTTTCAAGAATTTATGATTATTCCTATAAAAGCAAAAAATTTTTTTGAAGCTATTCAAATGAGTCATAAAGTTTTTTATTCTTTAAAGGACATTTTGTATAAAAAAGGATTATCTACGAATCTTGGTGATGAAGGAGGATTTTCTCCAAATTTTAGTAAGATAGAAGATATTTTAGACAATATTTTAGAGGCTATACATAAATCAGGCTATGAACCATATGATCATATAGGATTAGCTTTAGATTGTGCAGCTTCTGAATTCTATCAAGATAACCAGTACAATTATTCCAAATTTGAAAAAAAAAAAGAAAGGAAAATAAAGAAATCTAAGGAAGAGCATGTAAATTACTTATCATATTTAATCAAAAGATATCCAATTCTATCTATTGAAGATGGAATGGATCAAAATGATTGGGAAGGATGGAAATTATTAACTCATGAAATTGGAAAAGAAATTCAATTAGTAGGAGATGATCTTTTTGTAACACAAGTAGAAAAATTAAATAGAGGAATAAAAGAAAAGATTGCAAATTCAATTCTGATAAAAGTAAATCAAGTAGGAACGCTTACAGAAACAATAAATACTATAAACTTAGCTAAAAAAAATAAATATAACAGCATTATTTCTCACCGTTCAGGTGAGACAGAAGACCCTTTTATAGCAGATCTTTCAGTAGCTTTTAATACTGGACAAATTAAAACAGGTTCTATCAGCCGTTCTGAACGTACTTCAAAATATAATCAACTATTTCGTATTGAAGAAATGCTTGGAAATAATTCTTATTATCCAGGATGGATTTTTCCATGA
- the rplQ gene encoding 50S ribosomal protein L17, whose amino-acid sequence MNHKKRNNHLSRKFGHRKSMLSNMSSSLIKKKRIFTTLAKAKALRKYIEPIITKSKINTTHSKRNIFSLLRDKIAVSELFKNTFEKVRARSGGYTRIIKVGFRLGDMSKYSMIELVDFNNFYRDNDKKNIIKSVRRSRNKKNNKKNKNNHEQN is encoded by the coding sequence ATGAATCATAAAAAAAGAAATAATCATTTAAGTAGAAAGTTTGGACATAGAAAATCTATGCTTTCTAATATGTCTTCTTCTTTAATTAAAAAGAAAAGAATTTTTACAACTTTAGCCAAAGCTAAAGCATTAAGAAAATATATAGAACCAATTATCACTAAATCTAAAATAAATACAACTCATTCAAAAAGAAATATCTTTTCATTATTAAGAGATAAAATAGCTGTATCGGAACTTTTTAAAAATACTTTTGAAAAAGTACGAGCACGTTCTGGTGGATATACAAGAATTATAAAAGTTGGATTTCGTTTGGGAGATATGTCTAAATATTCTATGATTGAATTAGTAGATTTTAATAATTTTTATCGTGATAATGATAAAAAAAATATAATAAAATCTGTAAGACGTAGTAGAAATAAAAAAAATAATAAGAAGAATAAAAATAATCATGAGCAAAATTAA
- a CDS encoding DNA-directed RNA polymerase subunit alpha has translation MAILDFVKPDRITTSEFSDYKGIFHLKPLEPGYGLTLGNALRRVLLGSLKGLAVTSIRIKGVKYEFTTIEGVVEDVTEIVLNFKKIRLKRKVSGISKEIVNANIDSFCEQVTGKMLNEFISSFQILNTDLIICNKNNNIPLEISFTIEEGRGYVPAEENKKNNDLIDTIPIDSIYTPIKNVKYTIENCRVGQKTDFENLLLEIKTDGSICPKYALMEASKILIQYFSIFSYEKIGKKENEKIHKEKKYDEEYLRMRTLLKSKLSEMNLSVRTKNCLKSASIKTIADLVRCTRSNMLKMRNFGKKSLEELETQMKEKGLSFGMDISNFKLKK, from the coding sequence ATGGCTATTCTAGATTTTGTTAAACCTGATCGGATTACAACATCCGAATTTTCTGATTATAAAGGTATTTTTCACTTAAAACCTTTAGAGCCTGGTTACGGACTCACATTAGGAAATGCATTAAGAAGAGTCCTTTTAGGTTCCTTAAAAGGATTAGCAGTTACTTCTATTAGGATCAAAGGAGTGAAATATGAATTTACTACTATAGAAGGAGTCGTTGAAGACGTTACTGAAATTGTTTTAAATTTTAAAAAAATTCGTTTGAAACGAAAAGTTTCTGGTATTTCTAAAGAAATAGTTAACGCGAATATTGATAGTTTTTGTGAACAAGTAACTGGAAAAATGCTAAACGAATTTATTTCTAGTTTTCAAATTTTGAATACTGATTTAATAATTTGTAATAAAAATAATAATATTCCATTAGAAATAAGTTTTACTATAGAAGAAGGAAGAGGATATGTTCCCGCAGAAGAAAACAAAAAAAATAATGATTTAATTGATACTATTCCTATAGATTCTATTTATACTCCTATTAAAAATGTAAAATATACAATAGAAAATTGTCGTGTAGGTCAAAAAACGGATTTTGAAAATCTTTTATTGGAAATAAAAACAGATGGATCTATTTGTCCTAAATATGCTTTAATGGAAGCTTCTAAAATATTAATACAGTATTTCTCTATTTTTTCTTACGAAAAAATCGGAAAAAAAGAAAATGAAAAAATTCATAAAGAAAAGAAATATGATGAGGAATATTTGAGAATGCGTACTTTATTAAAATCCAAATTGAGTGAAATGAATTTATCTGTTCGTACAAAAAATTGTTTAAAATCTGCCTCTATAAAAACTATAGCTGATTTGGTTCGTTGTACAAGAAGTAATATGTTAAAAATGAGGAATTTTGGAAAAAAATCATTAGAAGAGTTAGAAACTCAAATGAAAGAAAAAGGATTATCATTTGGAATGGATATATCTAATTTTAAATTAAAAAAATAG
- the rpsD gene encoding 30S ribosomal protein S4: MARYIGPKTKISRKFGECIYGEDKYFERRKYPSGEHGNNRRRGKRSEYFIQLLEKQKAKYTYGILERQFEKLFLEASRKKGVTGELLLQACESRLDNVFFRLKFAPSRSSARQIISHRHVMVNGKIVNIPSFRLKPGDKIEISEKSKKHPVILESIKKKVEGTLVEWLVLDEKNLFGIFRMIPKRSQIPENIKEQLIVELYSK, from the coding sequence ATGGCAAGATATATAGGACCAAAAACTAAAATATCCAGAAAATTTGGAGAATGTATATATGGAGAAGACAAATATTTTGAAAGGAGAAAATATCCATCTGGTGAACATGGAAATAATAGAAGAAGAGGAAAACGTTCTGAATATTTTATACAATTATTAGAAAAACAAAAAGCAAAATATACTTATGGAATATTAGAACGTCAGTTTGAAAAATTATTTTTAGAAGCTTCAAGAAAAAAAGGAGTCACAGGGGAATTATTGTTACAAGCATGTGAATCTCGTCTTGATAATGTTTTTTTCAGATTGAAATTTGCTCCTTCTAGATCTTCTGCACGTCAAATCATCTCTCATAGACATGTTATGGTAAATGGAAAAATTGTTAATATTCCATCTTTTAGATTAAAACCTGGAGATAAAATTGAAATTTCAGAAAAGTCGAAAAAACATCCCGTTATATTAGAATCAATAAAAAAAAAGGTGGAAGGAACGTTAGTAGAATGGTTAGTTTTAGATGAGAAAAATCTGTTTGGAATATTTAGAATGATTCCAAAAAGATCTCAAATTCCAGAAAATATCAAAGAACAGCTAATTGTTGAATTGTATTCAAAATAA
- the rpsK gene encoding 30S ribosomal protein S11, whose amino-acid sequence MGKSSSFVKKKKSVVVDSFGEAHIQSTFNNIIITLTNKKGDVITWSSAGKMNFKGSKKNTPYAAQMAAENVAKEGLNAGIKKVEVKVKGPGSGRDAAIRALSNSGLVVTLIKDITPLPHNGCRPPKRRRV is encoded by the coding sequence ATGGGAAAATCATCATCATTTGTAAAAAAAAAGAAATCAGTTGTAGTAGATTCATTTGGAGAAGCTCATATCCAATCTACATTTAATAATATTATTATTACTTTAACAAACAAAAAAGGTGATGTTATTACTTGGTCTTCTGCTGGAAAAATGAATTTTAAAGGATCCAAAAAAAATACTCCTTATGCAGCTCAAATGGCAGCAGAAAATGTAGCAAAGGAAGGACTAAATGCTGGAATAAAGAAAGTAGAAGTTAAAGTTAAAGGGCCAGGATCTGGTAGAGATGCGGCAATAAGGGCATTAAGTAATTCTGGTCTTGTAGTAACATTAATAAAAGATATTACTCCATTACCCCATAATGGATGTCGTCCTCCTAAAAGGAGAAGAGTTTAA
- the rpsM gene encoding 30S ribosomal protein S13: protein MARISGVDIPKYKRGVIGLTYLYGIGRSLSKKILSHVGIDENKKVMDWSDEEISNLRKYISTNITIEGELRSETQLNIKRLTDIGCYIGIRHRKCLPLRGQKTKNNCRTRKGKRKTVANKKKSVK, encoded by the coding sequence ATGGCTAGAATTTCTGGTGTAGATATTCCAAAATACAAAAGAGGTGTTATAGGTCTTACCTATTTATATGGAATAGGGAGGAGTTTATCAAAAAAAATACTGTCTCATGTTGGAATTGATGAAAATAAAAAAGTAATGGATTGGTCGGATGAAGAGATTAGTAATCTTAGAAAATATATATCAACTAATATCACAATTGAAGGAGAATTAAGGTCAGAAACTCAGTTAAATATTAAAAGATTAACAGATATTGGATGTTATATAGGAATTAGACATAGAAAGTGTTTACCCTTAAGAGGTCAAAAAACTAAAAATAATTGTAGAACTAGAAAAGGAAAAAGAAAAACTGTAGCTAATAAAAAGAAATCAGTAAAATAA
- the rpmJ gene encoding 50S ribosomal protein L36, translating to MKVRASLKKRTDNCKIILRKGRLRIINKKNPRFKQKQG from the coding sequence ATGAAAGTAAGAGCTTCTTTAAAAAAAAGAACTGATAATTGTAAAATTATTCTTCGTAAAGGACGTTTGCGTATTATCAATAAAAAAAATCCAAGATTTAAACAAAAACAAGGATAA
- the infA gene encoding translation initiation factor IF-1: protein MAKQKHIEVDGTIIESSPNAMFRVELENGCIVKAHISGKMRMHYIKILPGDKVRLEMSSYDLERGRITYRY from the coding sequence ATGGCTAAACAGAAGCATATTGAAGTGGATGGAACTATTATTGAATCATCACCAAATGCAATGTTTCGTGTTGAATTAGAAAATGGATGTATTGTAAAAGCTCATATTTCTGGAAAAATGAGAATGCATTATATTAAAATATTGCCAGGAGATAAAGTAAGATTGGAAATGTCTTCCTATGATTTAGAAAGAGGAAGAATTACATATAGATATTAA
- the secY gene encoding preprotein translocase subunit SecY: MNNFLITFYNIWNAKELRKKIIITLSFLLIYRFGAYIPIPGINPLGISDFLKNFNSGSKGLMQILSSFTGGAFNRASVLSLGIMPYISASIIIQLMCIVIPYLQRLQKDGESGRKQIGLMTRWLTLGLCLIQAPVYLISLTQQFIPFSYSVLLNTYLINISTFYGKTLFWSIGIIVLTSGTLFTMWLGDKITDKGIGNGVSLIIMSGIVARFPDAISKEILSKVKIGNRGFVILFFEFLLWLLVILFSILIIQAIRKIPVQYVSHYKSFSSSFSNSIQKRHQYIPLKMTAAGVMPIIFSQAIILFPLTFSDYFQNEKIRNFFHLFKDIYGFWYNLAFFLLVIIFTFFYTAITIPVNQMADDLKRNGGHIPKIKPGKETAEYIDHVLSNITIPGSVLLAIIAILPSIAYRSIGITQSFALFYGGTSLLIVVGVILDLIQQVDIYLLNYYYDGLMMMRIKNRNNNKFIYNK; encoded by the coding sequence ATGAACAATTTTTTAATTACGTTTTATAATATTTGGAATGCAAAAGAATTACGTAAAAAAATAATAATAACTTTAAGTTTTCTATTAATATATCGTTTTGGAGCATATATTCCTATTCCTGGAATTAATCCTTTAGGAATTAGTGATTTTTTAAAAAATTTTAATTCAGGATCTAAAGGTCTTATGCAAATTCTTTCTTCTTTTACTGGAGGAGCTTTCAATCGTGCTTCTGTTTTATCACTTGGAATTATGCCTTATATATCAGCTTCTATTATCATTCAACTAATGTGTATTGTAATTCCTTATTTACAAAGGTTACAAAAAGATGGAGAAAGTGGGAGAAAACAGATTGGTCTTATGACAAGATGGTTAACTTTAGGTTTATGTTTAATACAAGCTCCTGTTTATCTTATTTCTCTAACACAACAATTTATTCCATTTTCATATTCTGTTTTATTAAATACTTATCTTATTAACATAAGTACTTTTTATGGAAAAACTTTATTTTGGTCAATTGGAATTATAGTATTAACATCTGGAACTTTATTTACTATGTGGCTAGGTGATAAAATCACAGATAAAGGAATAGGAAATGGAGTTTCTTTAATTATTATGTCTGGAATTGTAGCTCGTTTTCCAGATGCTATTTCCAAAGAAATACTTTCTAAAGTAAAAATTGGAAATAGAGGATTTGTTATTTTGTTTTTTGAGTTTTTATTATGGTTATTGGTTATTCTTTTTTCTATTCTTATTATACAAGCAATTAGAAAAATTCCTGTACAATATGTTTCACATTATAAATCTTTTAGTTCTAGTTTTTCTAATTCTATTCAAAAAAGACATCAGTATATTCCATTAAAAATGACTGCTGCAGGAGTTATGCCTATAATATTTTCTCAGGCAATTATTCTTTTTCCATTAACTTTTTCTGATTATTTTCAAAATGAAAAAATAAGAAATTTTTTTCATCTTTTTAAAGATATTTATGGATTTTGGTATAACTTAGCTTTTTTTTTATTAGTAATAATTTTCACTTTTTTTTATACAGCTATTACTATTCCAGTAAATCAAATGGCGGATGATTTAAAAAGAAATGGAGGACATATTCCAAAAATAAAACCTGGAAAAGAAACTGCAGAATATATAGATCATGTTTTATCTAATATAACCATTCCTGGATCTGTTCTTTTAGCCATTATTGCAATATTACCATCGATAGCTTATCGTAGTATAGGAATTACTCAAAGTTTTGCATTATTTTATGGAGGAACTTCATTACTAATTGTAGTAGGAGTTATTTTAGATCTTATACAACAAGTTGATATATATTTATTGAATTATTATTATGATGGACTGATGATGATGAGAATTAAAAATAGAAACAACAATAAATTTATATATAATAAATAG
- the rplO gene encoding 50S ribosomal protein L15, whose amino-acid sequence MMLNSLKPNKKSKKKKLRLGRGQGSGKGGTCGRGHKGAKSRSGYSRKFGFEGGQMPLQRRIPKYGFNKKKKKKKYSCINLETLQNLVDRKKISEKNIIDKEILVKKNFLRKNESLKILGKGKLLSPLKIRASKFSKKAILSIKKVGGDVLLCK is encoded by the coding sequence ATGATGTTAAATTCTTTAAAACCAAATAAAAAATCAAAGAAAAAGAAGTTAAGATTAGGAAGAGGACAAGGATCTGGAAAAGGAGGAACTTGTGGAAGGGGACATAAAGGAGCAAAATCTCGTTCTGGTTATTCTAGAAAATTTGGATTTGAAGGAGGTCAGATGCCTCTACAAAGACGTATTCCTAAATACGGATTTAATAAAAAGAAAAAGAAAAAAAAATATTCTTGTATTAATTTGGAAACGTTGCAAAATTTGGTAGATAGAAAAAAAATATCTGAAAAAAATATTATAGATAAAGAAATTTTAGTAAAAAAGAATTTTCTTCGTAAGAATGAATCTCTGAAAATTTTAGGAAAAGGAAAGTTGTTATCTCCACTAAAAATTCGCGCGTCTAAATTTAGTAAGAAAGCTATTCTTTCTATAAAGAAAGTAGGTGGAGATGTTTTACTATGCAAGTAA
- the rpsE gene encoding 30S ribosomal protein S5 yields MERKKKIKNIAAELREKLVGVTRVCKVTKGRRYFSFSAIVIKGNEKGMVGYGFGKSKEAPDAIHKAGEKARKSLCKVCVSNGTISHEQEAKYGGAHILIKPASDGTGIIAGGTLRAVLEAAGIKNILSKSKGSSNPHNVIKATIKALSLIRNVQTIAKQRGISIKKVYNG; encoded by the coding sequence ATGGAAAGGAAAAAAAAAATAAAAAATATAGCAGCAGAATTAAGAGAAAAATTAGTGGGAGTTACTAGAGTTTGTAAAGTAACAAAAGGAAGAAGGTATTTTAGTTTTAGTGCTATTGTAATTAAAGGAAATGAAAAAGGAATGGTTGGATACGGATTTGGAAAATCTAAAGAAGCTCCTGATGCTATTCATAAAGCAGGAGAAAAAGCAAGAAAAAGTTTATGTAAGGTTTGTGTATCAAATGGAACTATTTCTCATGAACAAGAAGCCAAATATGGAGGGGCACATATATTGATAAAACCAGCTTCTGATGGAACTGGAATTATTGCAGGAGGGACTTTAAGAGCTGTTCTTGAAGCTGCAGGGATAAAAAATATTTTATCAAAATCTAAGGGATCGTCTAATCCTCATAATGTTATTAAAGCAACAATTAAAGCGTTAAGTCTTATAAGAAATGTACAAACAATTGCAAAGCAAAGAGGAATTTCTATTAAAAAAGTATATAATGGATAA
- the rplR gene encoding 50S ribosomal protein L18: MKKNKKIKEKKFRKVFGNSNIPRISVFRSNKSIYVQMIDDNYGKTLVSSSSKEKIFQKEKKTKMELSYEVGKLLGEKAKILNIRKAVFDRGRYFYHGRIKSLAEGIRKMGLKF, translated from the coding sequence ATGAAAAAAAATAAAAAAATTAAGGAAAAAAAATTCAGAAAGGTTTTTGGGAATTCTAATATTCCTAGAATATCCGTTTTTAGAAGTAATAAATCTATATATGTGCAAATGATAGATGATAACTATGGAAAAACTTTAGTTTCATCTTCTTCAAAAGAAAAAATTTTTCAAAAAGAAAAAAAAACAAAAATGGAATTATCTTATGAAGTAGGAAAACTTTTAGGGGAAAAAGCAAAAATCTTAAATATAAGAAAAGCTGTTTTTGACAGAGGAAGATATTTTTATCATGGAAGAATCAAATCTTTAGCAGAAGGAATTAGAAAAATGGGATTAAAGTTTTAA
- the rplF gene encoding 50S ribosomal protein L6, with the protein MSRIGNNPIHFPENVEIKILNNEIFIKGKLGSLDLKISDKIKLVFHEKNRKLVLTRKKEDKKSKSLHGLYRVLINNMVIGVSKGFKKELELVGIGYRVSSNGGILELNLGFSHNIMMKIPKEILIETKIEKGKNPILILKSYDKQLLGMIAAKIKSFRKPEPYKGKGVRYLKEDIRRKTGKSA; encoded by the coding sequence ATGTCTAGAATTGGAAATAATCCAATACATTTTCCTGAAAATGTAGAAATAAAAATTTTAAATAATGAAATTTTTATTAAAGGAAAATTAGGATCTTTAGATTTAAAAATTTCTGATAAAATCAAATTAGTTTTTCATGAGAAAAATAGAAAATTAGTTTTAACTAGAAAAAAAGAAGATAAAAAATCTAAATCTTTACATGGTTTATATCGTGTATTAATTAATAATATGGTAATAGGTGTTTCTAAAGGATTTAAAAAAGAATTAGAATTAGTAGGAATTGGATATAGAGTTTCTAGTAATGGAGGAATATTAGAATTAAATTTAGGATTTTCTCATAACATTATGATGAAGATTCCTAAAGAAATTCTTATAGAAACAAAAATAGAAAAAGGAAAAAACCCTATTCTTATTTTAAAATCTTATGATAAACAACTTTTAGGAATGATTGCGGCTAAAATTAAATCATTTAGAAAACCAGAACCTTATAAAGGAAAAGGAGTTCGATATTTAAAAGAAGATATTCGTAGAAAAACAGGGAAATCTGCTTAA
- the rpsH gene encoding 30S ribosomal protein S8 — protein sequence MNRDPVSDFLTSIRNACFAKHKLLESPSSKLKKEITKVLFENGYILDYKLETKKNREFIKIALKYYQKKVSVIQQIIRISKPGLRKYSKCKNFPRVLNGLGIAIISTSYGIMTDKQARIKKLGGEVLCYVY from the coding sequence ATGAATAGAGATCCTGTTTCTGATTTTTTAACTAGCATTAGAAATGCTTGTTTTGCAAAACATAAGCTTTTAGAAAGTCCATCTTCTAAATTGAAAAAGGAAATTACTAAAGTTTTATTTGAAAATGGATATATATTGGATTATAAATTAGAAACAAAAAAAAATAGAGAGTTTATAAAGATCGCTTTAAAATATTACCAAAAAAAAGTGTCTGTTATACAACAAATAATTAGAATAAGCAAACCAGGATTAAGAAAATATTCTAAATGCAAAAATTTTCCTCGTGTATTAAATGGGTTGGGAATAGCCATTATTTCTACATCTTATGGAATAATGACGGATAAACAAGCAAGAATAAAAAAATTAGGAGGAGAAGTATTGTGTTATGTATATTGA
- the rpsN gene encoding 30S ribosomal protein S14, whose translation MAKESVKARQKKREKIVLKYANKRKFLKDSKNYELLQKLPRDASPVRLRNRCSITGRCRGYMRQFGISRIVFRDMVSQGLIPGVKKASW comes from the coding sequence ATGGCTAAAGAATCTGTAAAAGCAAGACAAAAAAAAAGAGAAAAAATAGTTTTGAAATATGCAAATAAACGTAAGTTTCTAAAGGATTCCAAAAATTATGAACTTCTTCAAAAGTTACCTAGGGATGCATCTCCAGTACGTCTAAGAAACAGATGTTCTATTACGGGAAGATGTAGAGGGTACATGCGTCAGTTTGGAATATCTAGAATTGTTTTTAGGGATATGGTTTCTCAAGGGCTTATTCCTGGAGTAAAAAAAGCAAGTTGGTGA
- the rplE gene encoding 50S ribosomal protein L5 — protein MKFLNKLKKLYKNEIIPSLVKKFGYRSIMEVPRLKKIVLHQGVGSSVSFDKKMIDHSMNEITTIVGQKAIFCYSKHDESGFKLRKGMPIGVKVTLRRTRMYEFLERLINISLPRVRDFIGVKISSFDGYGNYNMGIYEQVIFPEIDIDQIKKNMGMNITFVTSAKSDMEAKYLLSYFGIPFIKKT, from the coding sequence ATGAAGTTTCTAAATAAATTAAAAAAATTGTATAAAAATGAAATTATTCCTTCTTTGGTTAAAAAATTTGGATATCGTTCTATTATGGAAGTTCCTAGGTTAAAGAAAATTGTTCTTCATCAAGGAGTTGGATCTTCTGTTTCATTTGATAAGAAAATGATAGATCATTCTATGAATGAAATAACTACTATTGTAGGACAAAAAGCTATTTTTTGTTATTCAAAACATGATGAATCTGGATTTAAACTTAGAAAAGGAATGCCTATAGGAGTGAAAGTTACTTTGCGAAGAACAAGAATGTATGAATTTTTAGAAAGGTTGATTAACATTTCTTTACCTAGAGTAAGAGATTTTATTGGAGTGAAAATAAGTAGTTTTGATGGATATGGAAATTATAACATGGGAATTTATGAACAAGTGATTTTTCCTGAAATTGATATTGATCAAATAAAAAAAAATATGGGGATGAATATTACATTTGTAACATCTGCCAAAAGTGATATGGAAGCTAAATATCTTTTATCTTATTTTGGAATACCGTTTATAAAAAAAACATAA